One segment of Lytechinus pictus isolate F3 Inbred chromosome 13, Lp3.0, whole genome shotgun sequence DNA contains the following:
- the LOC129274984 gene encoding steroid 17-alpha-hydroxylase/17,20 lyase-like isoform X1 yields MDSTSQVLLQLHPTSVILPARHSDENFTVNLFDMISIKTPALQPVTKAHGSMAPILIPLMIIVSIIIYYCQEWIDFNINKVPLGPTSLPFIGNVLQIKSKALHLSLTDMAARFGNVFSIKLGRQRVVVLNDAQAVKTAYNGPYFTNRPSVFSIEFFVSKGFMACQKKHDFRIHTKLMKHAFQAVTYTSLGDKLVEEAQDLIKQFESYNGNAFNPREDINLVSLNILHNIAFGKRYQKGDDELQEIFDYSARIMKGVSPVHPVNLIPWLQRYPNPWMKDLADARDKRDNMLLRFYEEHKETYQEGEIRDMVDALIKVSQDAEEAGDMETLRLLSPLHIITNIWTIFFAGTDTINNALLWVLLYMAMFPEVQRRVQEEIDRVIGDRTPCLEDEQALPYLCATFYETLRFSCLSLLGVPHAAVCDTTLNGYHIPAGTQVLANFWAINHNKTTWENPEQFRPERFLDDNGQLRNMKDFPHFMPFSTGRRACLGKNIGKSEIIILSACLLQQLNIAVPSGEGAQQPTLEPEVHFDLVPKQYNIEVTRRDSAPSL; encoded by the exons ATGGATTCAACATCACAAGTTCTGTTGCAGCTGCATCCAACATCGGTTATTCTTCCAGCAAGGCACAGCGATGAGAACTTCACTGTAAATCTTTTTGACAt GATCAGTATTAAGACACCAGCTCTCCAGCCAGTGACCAAAGCTCATGGGAGTATGGCCCCAATCCTCATCCCTCTAATGATTATTGTAAGCATCATCATCTACTACTGTCAAGAGTGGATAGACTTCAACATCAACAAGGTTCCCCTAGGTCCCACATCACTTCCGTTCATCGGCAATGTCttgcaaatcaaatcaaaggCACTGCACCTCTCCCTTACAGACATGGCTGCAAGGTTTGGCAACGTCTTCAGCATTAAGTTGGGCCGTCAGCGTGTGGTGGTTCTCAACGACGCCCAGGCCGTCAAAACAGCTTACAACGGACCTTACTTCACCAACCGCCCAAGTGTCTTTTCAATCGAGTTCTTTGTCAGTAAGGGATTCATGGCATGCCAGAAGAAGCACGACTTCCGCATTCACACCAAGCTCATGAAGCATGCCTTCCAGGCAGTCACCTACACCAGCCTCGGGGACAAACTGGTTGAAGAGGCACAAGATCTCATCAAGCAGTTTGAGTCCTACAACGGGAATGCCTTTAACCCTCGGGAGGACATCAACCTGGTGTCCCTCAACATCCTGCACAACATCGCCTTTGGGAAACGCTACCAGAAAGGCGATGACGAACTCCAGGAGATCTTCGACTACTCTGCCCGCATCATGAAGGGCGTGTCTCCAGTCCATCCCGTCAATCTGATTCCTTGGCTTCAAAGGTACCCAAACCCCTGGATGAAGGACTTGGCTGATGCCAGGGACAAGAGGGACAACATGCTGCTTAGGTTCTATGAGGAACACAAAGAGACATACCAAGAAGGAGAGATCCGTGACATGGTGGATGCTCTCATCAAGGTCTCACAAGATGCAGAGGAAGCCGGTGACATGGAAACCTTGAGGCTCCTTTCACCGCTtcacatcatcaccaacatctgGACAATCTTCTTTGCAG GAACGGACACGATCAACAATGCCTTACTCTGGGTCCTCCTCTACATGGCCATGTTCCCTGAAGTTCAGAGGCGAGTTCAAGAAGAAATTGATCGAGTTATTGGTGACAGGACACCGTGTCTGGAAGACGAGCAGGCGCTCCCatatctat GCGCTACCTTCTACGAGACCCTCCGTTTCAGCTGTCTGTCTCTGCTCGGCGTTCCTCATGCTGCTGTGTGTGATACAACCCTCAATGGCTACCACATTCCTGCTG GTACACAAGTTTTGGCCAACTTCTGGgcaatcaatcacaacaaaACTACCTGGGAAAACCCGGAACAATTCCGCCCCGAGCGTTTCCTCGACGACAACGGCCAGCTACGCAACATGAAGGACTTTCCTCACTTCATGCCTTTCTCCACGGGCAGGAGAGCCTGCCTGGGAAAGAACATCGGCAAGTCCGAGATCATCATCCTCTCTGCTTGCCTGCTGCAGCAACTGAACATTGCGGTGCCCAGTGGTGAGGGGGCCCAACAGCCCACCCTTGAACCGGAGGTCCACTTTGACTTGGTGCCCAAGCAGTACAACATTGAGGTCACACGGCGTGACAGCGCACCCTCATTATGA
- the LOC129274984 gene encoding cytochrome P450 1A1-like isoform X2, with the protein MAPILIPLMIIVSIIIYYCQEWIDFNINKVPLGPTSLPFIGNVLQIKSKALHLSLTDMAARFGNVFSIKLGRQRVVVLNDAQAVKTAYNGPYFTNRPSVFSIEFFVSKGFMACQKKHDFRIHTKLMKHAFQAVTYTSLGDKLVEEAQDLIKQFESYNGNAFNPREDINLVSLNILHNIAFGKRYQKGDDELQEIFDYSARIMKGVSPVHPVNLIPWLQRYPNPWMKDLADARDKRDNMLLRFYEEHKETYQEGEIRDMVDALIKVSQDAEEAGDMETLRLLSPLHIITNIWTIFFAGTDTINNALLWVLLYMAMFPEVQRRVQEEIDRVIGDRTPCLEDEQALPYLCATFYETLRFSCLSLLGVPHAAVCDTTLNGYHIPAGTQVLANFWAINHNKTTWENPEQFRPERFLDDNGQLRNMKDFPHFMPFSTGRRACLGKNIGKSEIIILSACLLQQLNIAVPSGEGAQQPTLEPEVHFDLVPKQYNIEVTRRDSAPSL; encoded by the exons ATGGCCCCAATCCTCATCCCTCTAATGATTATTGTAAGCATCATCATCTACTACTGTCAAGAGTGGATAGACTTCAACATCAACAAGGTTCCCCTAGGTCCCACATCACTTCCGTTCATCGGCAATGTCttgcaaatcaaatcaaaggCACTGCACCTCTCCCTTACAGACATGGCTGCAAGGTTTGGCAACGTCTTCAGCATTAAGTTGGGCCGTCAGCGTGTGGTGGTTCTCAACGACGCCCAGGCCGTCAAAACAGCTTACAACGGACCTTACTTCACCAACCGCCCAAGTGTCTTTTCAATCGAGTTCTTTGTCAGTAAGGGATTCATGGCATGCCAGAAGAAGCACGACTTCCGCATTCACACCAAGCTCATGAAGCATGCCTTCCAGGCAGTCACCTACACCAGCCTCGGGGACAAACTGGTTGAAGAGGCACAAGATCTCATCAAGCAGTTTGAGTCCTACAACGGGAATGCCTTTAACCCTCGGGAGGACATCAACCTGGTGTCCCTCAACATCCTGCACAACATCGCCTTTGGGAAACGCTACCAGAAAGGCGATGACGAACTCCAGGAGATCTTCGACTACTCTGCCCGCATCATGAAGGGCGTGTCTCCAGTCCATCCCGTCAATCTGATTCCTTGGCTTCAAAGGTACCCAAACCCCTGGATGAAGGACTTGGCTGATGCCAGGGACAAGAGGGACAACATGCTGCTTAGGTTCTATGAGGAACACAAAGAGACATACCAAGAAGGAGAGATCCGTGACATGGTGGATGCTCTCATCAAGGTCTCACAAGATGCAGAGGAAGCCGGTGACATGGAAACCTTGAGGCTCCTTTCACCGCTtcacatcatcaccaacatctgGACAATCTTCTTTGCAG GAACGGACACGATCAACAATGCCTTACTCTGGGTCCTCCTCTACATGGCCATGTTCCCTGAAGTTCAGAGGCGAGTTCAAGAAGAAATTGATCGAGTTATTGGTGACAGGACACCGTGTCTGGAAGACGAGCAGGCGCTCCCatatctat GCGCTACCTTCTACGAGACCCTCCGTTTCAGCTGTCTGTCTCTGCTCGGCGTTCCTCATGCTGCTGTGTGTGATACAACCCTCAATGGCTACCACATTCCTGCTG GTACACAAGTTTTGGCCAACTTCTGGgcaatcaatcacaacaaaACTACCTGGGAAAACCCGGAACAATTCCGCCCCGAGCGTTTCCTCGACGACAACGGCCAGCTACGCAACATGAAGGACTTTCCTCACTTCATGCCTTTCTCCACGGGCAGGAGAGCCTGCCTGGGAAAGAACATCGGCAAGTCCGAGATCATCATCCTCTCTGCTTGCCTGCTGCAGCAACTGAACATTGCGGTGCCCAGTGGTGAGGGGGCCCAACAGCCCACCCTTGAACCGGAGGTCCACTTTGACTTGGTGCCCAAGCAGTACAACATTGAGGTCACACGGCGTGACAGCGCACCCTCATTATGA